In Streptomyces nojiriensis, the sequence GGTCCGCAGGTTCCATGAATTCCACGGACTCCACAGATTCCACAGGGCGGATCACGCGTTTGCCGTCAAAACCTGCCCAAACGGCTGTGGACAAGACCCCTTTTCCTGTGGGCAACTGAGCTGCCGTCTCACCCGACGGTCCCGTACGCCGCCTTGGCGGGGCTCGCTCCGTCCACCGGCGCCGCCTTCGCGCTCCGGCCGAACCTGGACCCGTACTTGGCCCCCGCCCCTGTCCCGGCCCCTCTCCCGGTCCCGTACAGGAGGGCGGCCAGGGCCAGGCCGAGGATCCCGCCGATCAGCTGGGCGCCGACGAATCCGGGCAGCGACCGGGGGGCTATGCCGGTGAAGGAGTCACTGAAGCTGCGCCCGATGGTGCCCGCCGGATTGGCGAAGGAACCGGAGGAGGTGAACCAGATCGCGGCCGCGATGTACGCCGCGACCGCCGCCGGGACGAGCCTGGAGCGACCGATCCGGCCGAGGCCCTGGATCAGGAGGACGAGACCGGCGGTGGCGACCACCTCGCCGATGAGCAGGTGACCGCCGTCGCGCACCTGGGTGGCGAAGGTGCCCGGGGTCCGGCCGAACATGACTTCCGCGACGAGGGCGCCGCCGATGGCTCCGGCGCTCTGGGCCACGGTGTAGACGAGCGCCTCGCGGGCGCCCAGGCCCTCGCCGCCGGTCCGCCGGGACCACCAGGAGGTGAGGGTGACCACCGGGTTGAGGTGGGCACCGGACAGCGGCCCGAAGATCGTGATGATCAGCCCGAGGCCGATGGCAGAGGCGAACGAGTTGGCGATGAGGGCGACACCGGTGTCGCGGCTGAGCTCGGCGGCCTTGAGCCCGGAGCCGATCACGACCACGAGCAGGCCGGCGGTACCGACCAGCTCAGCAGCGGCGCGGCGTGACAGTGAGGGTTGGGCTGTCATGGTTTCTCCCTCTGAACAGAAGTGGAAGTGGAAAATATATTCCGCATCTTGGAATGACGATAGAGGGTGTCCACCACCCGTCACCACCGGCCGCCCCCGGAAAATCCCTGCCGCGGGGCCGCCCGACCGGGCACGCTGGGGCCATGGATGAAAGACGCACCGTGAAGGTGTCGAAGTACGTCTCGAAACACCTGCGACACCAGCCGGAACGGATCGGACTGGTGCTCGATCCCCACGGCTGGGTGGAGATCGACGACCTGCTGCGCGCGGCCGCCGCACACGGCTTCCGCTTCAGCCGGGCCGAGCTCGACCACGTCGTCGCCGCCAACGACAAGCAGCGGTTCGCCGTCGACGGCACCCGGATCCGGGCCAGCCAGGGGCACACCGTCGCCGTGGACCTGGACCTGCCGGAGGCCGAACCGCCCGCGTACCTCTACCACGGCACCGTCGCCTCCGCCCTGGGGCCGATCCGCGCCGAGGGCCTGCGCCCGATGGCCCGCCACCACGTGCACCTGTCCCCCGACCGGGAGACCGCCACCCGGGTCGGCGCGCGACGCGGCCGGCCCGTCGTGCTCAGCGTGGACGCCGGGGCGATGCGAGCGGCCGGACACGTCTTCCGGATCAGCGCCAACGGGGTGTGGCTGGCGGACGCCGTACCGCCGCAGTTCCTGCGCTTCCCGTAGTTCGTGCGCTCCCCGGCCTGGCCGGGGCTGCGAGAGGAGGCCACCGCCACGACGGTGTCGGAGGCCCGCAAGCGGCTGGAGGAGGCCGCCGGGGTACTGGAGGCGGCCTTGGCGGCGGATCCCGGAGTCCCCGGGCTGCGGTCGAACTCGCCCAGACCTGGCATCAGCTGGCGCAGGTGCTCGACCGGCACGTCAACACGAACGGGCAGCCCGACGAGGGGACGAGGCCGAGGACCAGGAGCTCGCCGGTGCCGGCGCGGAGCCGTCGGCCCTGCTGAGCCCCGCCGAGGTCGACCGGCTGCGCCTGGCGGAGATCGAGCTGTGGGACCGGGCCTCCCGGGTCGACGCCGAGCTCGGCCCCGACCATCTGCGGGACCGGTTCCAGTGCCTGGACAACGCGGCCTGGACCGAGCAGGAGCGGGGTGACGCGGATGCGGGCGCCGCGCGCGTCTCCGCGCTGATCGACGAGGCCCGGGCGCTGCCCGAGGACGACGTGCCGGACTGGCTCCTGCCCTCGGCAGAGCGCCTGCTCGCGCAGCTGAACGAGAGGGACTAGCCGTCGCCGTCCCGGGCGTCGTCGCCGCTCGTGCGAGTGGCGACGACGACCGGCAGGTCAGCTGTCGAGCTGGGCCAGGGTCTCGGTGGCGATCTTCTCGAACACGGCCTCATCGGCGGCGAACTCGGAGTCCGGGATCGGGGCGTGGATCACCACCTCGGTGAAGCCCAGATCGCGGTGCCGGCCGGCGAAGTCGACGAACGCGTCCACGGACTGCAGCACGGTGTTGGCCTCCGGCGTGAAGCCGGTCAGGAGGACCTTCTCCACGGGCTCCAGGTCGCGCCCGATCTCCAGGAAGGCCGCGCCGAGCCGTTCGAGCTGCACGCGCAGGGCCTCGCGCGACTGCTCGGGCGTGCCCTCCTCGAAGAGCTTGGGGTCGCCCGTGGTCACCCAGGCCTGGCCGTGCCGGGCGGCGAGCCGCATGCCGCGCGGTCCGGTCGCGGCGACCGCGAACGGCAGCCTGGGCCGCTGCACACAACCGGGGATGTTGCGGGCCTCCTCGGCGGAGTAGAAGGTCCCCTCATGGCTCACCGATCCCTCGGTCAGCAACCGGTCCAGCAGCGGCACGAACTCGGCGAAGCGGTCGGCACGCTCGCGCGGGGACCAGGCCTCCTGACCCAGCGCGGTCGCGTCGAAGCCGTTGCCGCCCGCACCGATGCCGAGGGTGATGCGCCCGCCGGAGATGTCGTCCAGGCTCATGAGGTCCTTGGCGAGGGTCACCGGGTGACGGAAGTTCGGCGAGGTGACGAGCGTGCCCAGGCGTAGCCGCTCGGTGGCGGCGGCCGCCGCGGTCAGGGTGGGCACCGCGCCGAACCACGGGCCGTCGCGGAACGTCCGCCAGGACAGGTGGTCGTAGGTGTACGCGGTGTGGAACCCGAGCTGCTCGGCCCGGAGCCACTGATCGCGTCCTCCCTCGTGCCATCGACGTACCGGAAGGATCACCGTGCTCAGACGCAGACTCATGCTTCGAGCCTACGGTGAGGGGATGTTTCACGTGAAACGGCGCCGTTTCACGTGAAACATCGCCCGAGGTGACAGCCTCCCGCCCATGGTCAGGACCTCCTCGGCCATGGGCGAAGATGGAGCAGTGACCTCGGCTCCCCAGTGCCCGGACGGGCCAAACCCCACGCCCCGGCTGATCGCCACCGACCTCGACGGCACCCTGCTGCGCGACGACAAGTCCGTCTCGCCGCGCACGGTCGCCGCGCTCGCCGCCGCCGAGGAGGCCGGGATCGAGGTCTTCTTCGTGACCGGCCGCCCGGCCCGCTGGATGGATGTGGTCAGCGACCATGTCCACGGCCACGGCCTGGCGATCTGCGCCAATGGCGCGGCGGTGGTCGACCTGCACGCCGGACGAGAGTTCGTACAGGTCAGAGCCCTTCCGCGAGTGGCAGCGCTCACCGTCGTCGAGGCCCTGCGGACCGCGGCGCCCGGCACTTCCTTCGCGGTCGAGCTGACCACCGGCATCAACTACGAGCCGGCGTACCCGCCCTTCTTCAAGGACCCGGGTGCCCGGGTCGCCACTGCCGAAAAGCTGCTGCACGAGGACACGGACGAAAGCTCCGCGCCCGTGCTCAAGCTGTTGGCGCACCACGCCGAGCTGGCCCCGGACGAATTCCTGACGCTGGCACGGTCCGCCGCCGGCGGGTACGCGTCGATCACCCGGTCCAGTCCCACCTCGCTGCTGGAGGTCAGCGGGCCGGGCGTGTCCAAGGCGAGCACCCTGGCTCTGTGCTGCGCCGAGCGGGGCATCTCCCCCGCCGAGGTCGTCGCCTTCGGGGACATGCCGAACGACGTGGAGATGCTCAGCTGGGCGGGCACCTCGTACGCCATGGGCAACGCCCACCCTGATGTGATCGCGGCCGCGTCGGGCCGTACGGTCGCCAACAACGAGGACGGGGTCGCCCTCGTCATCGAGCGCATCCTGGCCGAACGGACCGCGGCGCAGCAGGCCTAGGTCGTCTCTTTCGGATCTTGTCGGCCGAGCCCGCGGCGTCCGGTGCCGTACATGGCAAGGCGGAGGAGCGCACCGTGTACTGGACGTACTCGGGCGCCCCGACAACGCGGCCAGGTGCGGTGCCGGGCGTCGCGGGCCCGGCAAGATCCGGAAGAGACGGCCTAGACGGCGGGCTGGAGCGGGGCCTCCCACACCACGGTGGTCCCGCCGCCGTCCTCGCCGAGGCCCGGGCCGTAAGAGCTCGCGCCGCCCAGCGACTCGGCCCGTCGGCGCAGGTTCCGCAACCCGCTGCGGCGACCGCCCTCCGGGATGCCCACCCCGTCGTCGGCGACCTCGAGCCGGACGCCGGGCCGACCGTCGGCGAGCGTGATGGTGGAGTCGACGACCACCTCGATCCGGGTCGCCTCGGCGTGACGGAAGGCGTTGGACAGGGCCTCCCGCAGCGCGGCGATCAGGTTCTTGCCCACCAACTCACCGACGACCGTGTCGACCGGGCCGAGGAAGCGGTGCGCGGGCTTGAAGCCCAGGGGCACCGCGGCCATGTTGATCTCCCGCAGCACCCGGGTGCGCAACCCGGACGGAGCCTCCGCCGGACCCTGTTGGAGGGCGAAGATCGCGGTGCGGATCTCCTGGATCGTCACGTCCAGCTCGTCCACGGCCTTGCCCACGCCGTCCCGCACCTCGGGGACGATGGACCGGCGCTGGGCGCCCTCCAGCATCAGCCCGGTGGCGAAGAGCCGCTGGATGACCAGGTCGTGCAAGTCGCGGGCGATCCGGTCGCGGTCCTCGAACACCGCCAGGCGCTCACGGTCGCGCTGCGCCTCGGCCATCATCAGGGCGAGCGCCGCCTGCGAGGCGAACTGGGTGGCCAGGGTCCGCTCGGCTTCGGTGAAGGGACGCCCGCCACGGGCCCGGGGGGTGACCAGCGCGCCCAGCACCCGCCCGCCGCTCTGCAGCGGCAGCAGCATGCACGGGCCGTACCGGCTGGTGAGCTCGCTGGTCGTGCGGGGGTCGGACGCGGCGTCGTCCACGAAGACCGGCTCGCCCTCCAGCAGCCGGTCCACCACCGGGCTCTCGGCCGGGATCACCACACCGATCGAGGTGGCAGGGTTCTCGGAGGAGACCGCGACGATCTCCATGCCACCCTCCTCGGCCGGCAGCATGACGATCCCGGCGGCGGAGTCGGCCAGCCGACGGGCCTGTTCGGCGACCACCGCGAGCGCGTCGTCCGCGTCCCCGCCGGACAGGAGGGCGGTGGTGACGGCCACCGAGCCGTCGATCCAGCGCTCGCGCTGCGTGGCGGCCTCGTACAGCCGGGCGTTGCCGATGGCGATGCCCGCCTCGGTGGCCAGTACCCGGACCATGTGGACGTCGTAGTCGTTGAACTCGCCGCCGCCGTTCTTCTCGGCGAGGTAGAGATTGCCGAAGATCTCTCCCTGCACCCGGATCGGCACTCCGAGGAAGGTCTTCATGGGCGGGTGGTGCGGCGGGAACCCCGCCGAGCGCGGGTCCTTCGTCAGATCGGCGAGCCGCACCGTGTCGGGGTGCGAGATCAGCGCTCCGATCAGGCCCCGTTCCCCGTCGGGGCGGTGCCCGATCTTCCGGGCCTGTGCGGAGCCGATCCCATGGGTGACGAAGTCCGAGAGCCCGCGGCCCTCCGTGTCGACGACACCGATCGCCGCGTAGCGTGCGTCCGCGAGCTCGGCCGCGGTCTCGCAGATGCGGTCCAGCGTGGAGTGCAGCTCGAGCCCGGTCCCGACCGACCTCATGGCCTCCAGCAGTTGCGGTACACGGGCCGTGAGCTCGGTGGACAGGCCGTGCAGGCTCCTGGTGGCCTGGGCGGCGGCCACCAGCGGATCCGGTGATGGACCCGGTGGGGGATCAGGTGATTCCTGCGACTCCTGCGCTGACATGGTCCTGAGAGTAGTTAGTCCCTATTGGCGGGGAAAGTTAGCCAAAGTTCCGTCCGTTGCCCTTTCGCGCTCCAGCAGTCGCCGCAGCGGTCCCTCGGCGGCGGCCAGCTCGGCGTACGGGCCGCGCTGCACGACCTCACCGTGGTCCAGCACGAGCACCTCGTCGACCGCCTCCAGGCCGGCCAGCCGGTGCGTGATCAGCACGGTGGTCCGGCCCTCGGTAGCGGCCAGCAGATCCGCCGTCAGGGCGTCCGCCGTGGCCAGGTCCAGATGCTCGGCCGGCTCGTCCAGGACCAGCACGGGGAAGTCCGCGAGCAGCGCCCGGGCCAGGGCCAGCCGCTGTCGCTGACCACCCGAGATCCGCTCGCCGTGCTCGCCGACCAGCGTGTCCAGCCCGTCCGGGAGGCCGTCGGCCCACTCCAGCAGCCGGGCCCCGGCCAGCGCCTGCCGCAGCTGCTCCTCGCTCGCCCCGGTCCGGGCCAGACGCAGGTTCTCCCGTACCGAGCTGTCGAAGATGTGCGCGTCCTGGGCGCACAGGCCCACGAGGGCCCGTACGGCGTCGCCGTCGAGCGTGCGCGCGTCGCTCCCGCCCAGGCCGTACGCGCCTTCGGCCGGGTCCAGGAACCGGAGGAGGACCTGGGCCAGGGTGGTCTTGCCGGACCCCGAGGGACCCACGACGGCGATGCGCCGGCCGGCCTCCAGGGTCAGGTCCACGTCCCGCAGCGCGGCACGCTCCTGGCCGGGGTGGCGGGCGGTGAGCCCCGTCAGCCGCAGCGGGAACGGCGAAGCGGGGGCCGCGGCGGGCTGCTCCGGCTCGGTGACCGGGACCGGCGCGTCGATGACCTCGTAGACCCGCTCGGCGCTACGGCGCACCCGCTGGCGGTACTGGACGGCGAGCGGAAGTCCGCTCACCGCCTCGAAGGCGGCCAGCGGCGTCAGGACCGCGACGGCCATGGCCACCCCGGACAGCCGTCCGTCGTGGACGGCGTTCGCGGCAACGGCCGCGGCGGCCACGACGGTGAGCCCGCACACCAGGGCCGACAGGCCGCCGCCCAGCCCGGCCGCGGCCGAGCCCCGCGCGGCGATGCGCGTCAGCAGGGCGTCGCTCCGGCGCGTCCGGCCCTTGCGGTCCTCCAGCGCTCCGGCCACGGTGAGCTCCGCGGTCCCGGTGAGCAGATCGGCCACGCGGGTGGCGAGTTCGCCCCGGGCGGGCGCGAGCCTCCGCTCCGCGCGGCGGGCGCAGGCGCCGCTGACCAGCGGTACCGCGACACCGGCGGCGAGCAGCCCGACGGCGAGTACGGCTCCGGCCTCGGGCAGCAGCCATGCGGTGAAGGCGACCGAGCCCGTTCCGACGAGCACGGCCGTACCGACGGGCAGCAGCCAGCGCAGCCAGTAGTCCTGCAGTGTGTCGGTGTCGGCCACCAGCCGGGCCAGCAGGTCCCCGCGCCGGTGCTCGCGCAGCCCGGCGGGCGCGATGCGCTCCAGTCGGCGGTACACGGAGACCCGCAGGTCGGCGAGCATCCGCAGCACGGCGTCGTGCGAGACGAGCCGCTCGGCGTACCGGAAGACGGCGCGGCCCATTCCGAAGGCCCGGGTGGCCGTGACGGCCACCATCAGGTAGAGCACGGGCGGCTGCTGCGAGGCCCGCGAGATCAGCCAGCCCGATACGGCCATCAGGCCGACGCTGCATCCGACGGCCAGCGCCCCGAGCAACAGTCCGAGCCTGAACCGTCCTTGCCATGCCCGGGCGACCTCCCGCACCCGGCGCAGCGGATCACCGGCCGCCCCGGAACGGGCCGAACCCGAACCGGCCGGGGCCGAGCCGCCGGTCTCCGACCGCTCGCGCGCCGCACCGAGGATCCACTCCCCGGCGTCCGGGACGTGCTCGTCGGCGTCACCGGCCGCACCGGAGGACAGCAGCTCGGCGCCGGCCGGGGAAGCGGCGCGGCGGGGGAGTGTCCCGTCGGCGAGGGACCCCTCGGGGCCGTCGCCCGCCGCCATCGCCACCACCCGGTCCGCGACGGCGAGCAGCGCCGGCCGGTGCACGACCAGCAGCACGGTCCGCCCCGCGGACAGCCGCCGGACCGCGTCCACGATCCCCGCCTCGGTCTCGCCGTCCAGCGCCGCCGTCGGCTCGTCCAGCAGCAGCACGGGCCGGTCCGCCAGGAACGCGCGGGCCAGGGCCAGCCGCTGCCGCTGACCGGCGGACAGTCCCACACCGCCCTCGCCCAGCGGGGTCTGCACCCCGTGCGGCAGCGCGGTCACGAACTCCCAGGCCCCGGCATCCTTCAACGCCTCGGCCACATCGGCGTCGGAGGCACCCGCGCGGGCCAGCCGTACGTTCTCGGCGATCGTTCCTGCGAACAGGTACGGCCGCTGCGGCACCCAGGCGACCTGCTGCCGCCACTGCGCCGGCGACAGCTCTGCGAGGTCCACACCCGCGACCCGGACCCGCCCGGCCGTCGGCGTGACAAAGCCCAGCAGCACCTGGAGCAGCGTGGACTTCCCCGCTCCGCTCGGGCCGGTGAGGGCCACGCACTCCCCCGGTCCGACCGTGAGCGAGACCGGCCGGGGCGAGTCCTCGCCACGGCCCTCGTAGCGGACCGCGATCCCCTCGATCTCGATCCGCAGGGGAGCGCCTCCCGGCAGCTCGGCCGTACCGGACGTACCGGTGGTGGGGGTCTCCAGAACCTCGAAGATCTCCTCGGCGGCCGCCAGCCCTTCGGCGGCCGCGTGGTACTGGGCCCCCACCTGCCGCAGCGGCAGGTACGCCTCGGGCGCCAGGATCAGGATGACCAGCCCGGTGTAGAGGTCCAGTTCGCCGTGGACCAGCCGCATACCGATGGTCACGGCCACCAGGGCCACCGACAGGGTCGCCAGCAGTTCCAGGGCGAAGGAGGAGAGGAAGGCGATGCGCAGGGTCCGCATCGTCGCGCGCCGGTAGTCATCGGTGATCTTGCGGATCGACTCGGCCTGCGCCTTGGCCCGGCCGAAGACCTTCAGCGTGGGAAGCCCGGCGACCACGTCGAGGAAGTGCCCGGAGAGCCGGGACAGCATCCGCCACTGGCGGTCCATCCGGGACTGGGTTGCCATGCCGATGAGGATCATGAACACGGGGATCAGGGGCAGCGTCACCACGATGATGGCCGCCGACACCCAGTCCTCTGTGACGACGCGGGCCAGCACGGCGACCGGCACGACCACCGCGAGCCCGAGCTGGGGCAGGTAGCGGGAGAAGTAGTCGTCGAGCGCGTCCACGCCCCGGGTGGCCAGTGACACCAGCGATCCGGTGCGCTGTCCGGCCAGCCATCCGGGCCCGAGCTCGGCGGCCCGGTCCAGCAGCCTGCCCCGCAGCTCCGACTTGACCGCCGCGCCCGCCCGGTGCGCGGCCAGCTCGGTGAGCCAGGCGATCAGCCCGCGCCCGAGCGCCACCGCCGCGAGCAGCAGCAGTGGCGTCCGGAGCGCCTGGCCGTCGAGTCCCCGTTCGAAGGCGCCGACCACGATCTCGGCGATCAGCATCGCCTGACCGACGACCAGCCCCGCCCCGGCGAGGCCCAGGGCCACCACCGCCCCCAGGAAGAGGCGGGTGGAACGGGCGTACCGCAGCAGGCGCGGGTCGATCGGTTTCACGTGAAACATCCCCTCGGGGAGGTCGTCAGCCGGACGGGCGGGTCATACGTCGCGGGGACTCGGTTCAGGGCTCAGTGCACATCGACGATGTGCTGCGTCCCGATCCGCTTGCGGAACACCCAGTACGTCCAGCCCTGGTAGAGCAGTACGAGCGGGGTGGCCACGGCCGCACACCAGGTCATGATCTTCAGGGTGTACGCGCTGGACGAGGAGTTGGTGACCGTGAGGTTCCAGGCCTCGTTCAGCGAGGACGGCATGACGTTCGGGAAGAGCGTGAGGAAGAGCATCGCGACGGCCGCCGCGATGGTCACTCCGGACAGTGCGAACGACCAGCCCTCGCGTCCGGCC encodes:
- a CDS encoding GAF domain-containing sensor histidine kinase — encoded protein: MSAQESQESPDPPPGPSPDPLVAAAQATRSLHGLSTELTARVPQLLEAMRSVGTGLELHSTLDRICETAAELADARYAAIGVVDTEGRGLSDFVTHGIGSAQARKIGHRPDGERGLIGALISHPDTVRLADLTKDPRSAGFPPHHPPMKTFLGVPIRVQGEIFGNLYLAEKNGGGEFNDYDVHMVRVLATEAGIAIGNARLYEAATQRERWIDGSVAVTTALLSGGDADDALAVVAEQARRLADSAAGIVMLPAEEGGMEIVAVSSENPATSIGVVIPAESPVVDRLLEGEPVFVDDAASDPRTTSELTSRYGPCMLLPLQSGGRVLGALVTPRARGGRPFTEAERTLATQFASQAALALMMAEAQRDRERLAVFEDRDRIARDLHDLVIQRLFATGLMLEGAQRRSIVPEVRDGVGKAVDELDVTIQEIRTAIFALQQGPAEAPSGLRTRVLREINMAAVPLGFKPAHRFLGPVDTVVGELVGKNLIAALREALSNAFRHAEATRIEVVVDSTITLADGRPGVRLEVADDGVGIPEGGRRSGLRNLRRRAESLGGASSYGPGLGEDGGGTTVVWEAPLQPAV
- a CDS encoding RNA 2'-phosphotransferase; the protein is MDERRTVKVSKYVSKHLRHQPERIGLVLDPHGWVEIDDLLRAAAAHGFRFSRAELDHVVAANDKQRFAVDGTRIRASQGHTVAVDLDLPEAEPPAYLYHGTVASALGPIRAEGLRPMARHHVHLSPDRETATRVGARRGRPVVLSVDAGAMRAAGHVFRISANGVWLADAVPPQFLRFP
- a CDS encoding LLM class flavin-dependent oxidoreductase, encoding MSLRLSTVILPVRRWHEGGRDQWLRAEQLGFHTAYTYDHLSWRTFRDGPWFGAVPTLTAAAAATERLRLGTLVTSPNFRHPVTLAKDLMSLDDISGGRITLGIGAGGNGFDATALGQEAWSPRERADRFAEFVPLLDRLLTEGSVSHEGTFYSAEEARNIPGCVQRPRLPFAVAATGPRGMRLAARHGQAWVTTGDPKLFEEGTPEQSREALRVQLERLGAAFLEIGRDLEPVEKVLLTGFTPEANTVLQSVDAFVDFAGRHRDLGFTEVVIHAPIPDSEFAADEAVFEKIATETLAQLDS
- the cydD gene encoding thiol reductant ABC exporter subunit CydD, which gives rise to MKPIDPRLLRYARSTRLFLGAVVALGLAGAGLVVGQAMLIAEIVVGAFERGLDGQALRTPLLLLAAVALGRGLIAWLTELAAHRAGAAVKSELRGRLLDRAAELGPGWLAGQRTGSLVSLATRGVDALDDYFSRYLPQLGLAVVVPVAVLARVVTEDWVSAAIIVVTLPLIPVFMILIGMATQSRMDRQWRMLSRLSGHFLDVVAGLPTLKVFGRAKAQAESIRKITDDYRRATMRTLRIAFLSSFALELLATLSVALVAVTIGMRLVHGELDLYTGLVILILAPEAYLPLRQVGAQYHAAAEGLAAAEEIFEVLETPTTGTSGTAELPGGAPLRIEIEGIAVRYEGRGEDSPRPVSLTVGPGECVALTGPSGAGKSTLLQVLLGFVTPTAGRVRVAGVDLAELSPAQWRQQVAWVPQRPYLFAGTIAENVRLARAGASDADVAEALKDAGAWEFVTALPHGVQTPLGEGGVGLSAGQRQRLALARAFLADRPVLLLDEPTAALDGETEAGIVDAVRRLSAGRTVLLVVHRPALLAVADRVVAMAAGDGPEGSLADGTLPRRAASPAGAELLSSGAAGDADEHVPDAGEWILGAARERSETGGSAPAGSGSARSGAAGDPLRRVREVARAWQGRFRLGLLLGALAVGCSVGLMAVSGWLISRASQQPPVLYLMVAVTATRAFGMGRAVFRYAERLVSHDAVLRMLADLRVSVYRRLERIAPAGLREHRRGDLLARLVADTDTLQDYWLRWLLPVGTAVLVGTGSVAFTAWLLPEAGAVLAVGLLAAGVAVPLVSGACARRAERRLAPARGELATRVADLLTGTAELTVAGALEDRKGRTRRSDALLTRIAARGSAAAGLGGGLSALVCGLTVVAAAAVAANAVHDGRLSGVAMAVAVLTPLAAFEAVSGLPLAVQYRQRVRRSAERVYEVIDAPVPVTEPEQPAAAPASPFPLRLTGLTARHPGQERAALRDVDLTLEAGRRIAVVGPSGSGKTTLAQVLLRFLDPAEGAYGLGGSDARTLDGDAVRALVGLCAQDAHIFDSSVRENLRLARTGASEEQLRQALAGARLLEWADGLPDGLDTLVGEHGERISGGQRQRLALARALLADFPVLVLDEPAEHLDLATADALTADLLAATEGRTTVLITHRLAGLEAVDEVLVLDHGEVVQRGPYAELAAAEGPLRRLLERERATDGTLANFPRQ
- a CDS encoding aquaporin; amino-acid sequence: MTAQPSLSRRAAAELVGTAGLLVVVIGSGLKAAELSRDTGVALIANSFASAIGLGLIITIFGPLSGAHLNPVVTLTSWWSRRTGGEGLGAREALVYTVAQSAGAIGGALVAEVMFGRTPGTFATQVRDGGHLLIGEVVATAGLVLLIQGLGRIGRSRLVPAAVAAYIAAAIWFTSSGSFANPAGTIGRSFSDSFTGIAPRSLPGFVGAQLIGGILGLALAALLYGTGRGAGTGAGAKYGSRFGRSAKAAPVDGASPAKAAYGTVG
- a CDS encoding Cof-type HAD-IIB family hydrolase — its product is MGEDGAVTSAPQCPDGPNPTPRLIATDLDGTLLRDDKSVSPRTVAALAAAEEAGIEVFFVTGRPARWMDVVSDHVHGHGLAICANGAAVVDLHAGREFVQVRALPRVAALTVVEALRTAAPGTSFAVELTTGINYEPAYPPFFKDPGARVATAEKLLHEDTDESSAPVLKLLAHHAELAPDEFLTLARSAAGGYASITRSSPTSLLEVSGPGVSKASTLALCCAERGISPAEVVAFGDMPNDVEMLSWAGTSYAMGNAHPDVIAAASGRTVANNEDGVALVIERILAERTAAQQA